A genome region from Chloroflexota bacterium includes the following:
- a CDS encoding ABC transporter ATP-binding protein — MSDAIVEVTHLSKVYMMGGEEIRAVDNIDLVIDKGDFVSVMGPSGSGKTTLLNLIGCIDHPTGGAIRFEGQDVSELKETSLDRLRMRKIGFVFQGFNLMPILTALENVMFPMEMAGVPKKEQIKRAIELLEWVGLPKRLHHKPRELSAGENQRVGIARALANNPAILLADEPTGNLDSKTTKEVGLLFRRVNSEYGMSIMLITHNEAVAEVASRSLKMRDGRII; from the coding sequence ATGAGTGATGCGATAGTAGAGGTCACCCACCTGTCAAAGGTGTATATGATGGGTGGCGAGGAGATCAGGGCTGTTGACAACATTGACCTGGTGATAGACAAGGGGGACTTTGTCAGCGTCATGGGCCCCTCTGGCTCCGGCAAGACGACCCTCCTCAACCTCATTGGCTGCATAGATCATCCCACGGGCGGGGCAATACGCTTTGAAGGCCAGGACGTATCGGAGTTGAAGGAGACCAGTTTGGACCGTCTGCGGATGAGGAAGATCGGGTTTGTCTTTCAGGGATTCAACCTTATGCCCATACTGACAGCGCTGGAGAACGTGATGTTTCCCATGGAGATGGCCGGGGTTCCCAAAAAGGAGCAGATCAAGCGCGCCATCGAGTTGCTGGAGTGGGTTGGATTGCCCAAAAGGCTGCACCACAAGCCGCGGGAACTGAGCGCCGGGGAGAATCAGCGGGTTGGCATAGCCCGGGCTCTGGCCAATAACCCGGCAATATTGCTCGCTGACGAGCCAACCGGGAATCTTGACTCCAAGACCACGAAAGAGGTTGGCCTTTTGTTCAGGCGTGTGAACAGTGAATACGGCATGTCTATTATGCTGATCACCCATAATGAGGCAGTGGCTGAGGTAGCCAGCCGGTCTCTCAAGATGAGGGATGGGCGGATAATCTAA
- the metF gene encoding methylenetetrahydrofolate reductase [NAD(P)H] has protein sequence MRIRDIIKHKQKGISFEFFPPKTEAGEKQLFDTIRRLQAFEPGFVSVTYGAGGSTRKNTRHVIERIVQETALSPMPHVTCIGESDEGLRGMLRDYQELGVENILALRGDLPEGETGLTADATSRHGIDVVKLAASFKAFSIGVAVYPEGHAEASSLESDLLYTKQKIEAGADFAITQMFFDNRFFYDLVEKAGAVGIRIPIIPGIMPITDVAKIKRFTQTCGATLPTTLIHRMENAGSPDEVERMGIEFATRQCEDLWQNGVRFFHFYTLNRGEAITRILHNLSLNT, from the coding sequence ATGAGAATAAGGGATATTATTAAGCATAAGCAGAAGGGTATTTCGTTTGAGTTTTTCCCACCGAAGACGGAAGCGGGTGAGAAGCAGCTTTTTGATACTATTCGAAGGTTGCAGGCCTTCGAGCCCGGTTTCGTTTCCGTAACCTACGGAGCCGGGGGTAGTACTCGCAAGAATACCCGACATGTGATTGAACGGATCGTGCAGGAAACCGCCCTCAGCCCGATGCCACACGTGACCTGTATCGGTGAAAGCGATGAGGGCTTGAGGGGTATGCTACGAGACTATCAGGAATTGGGCGTGGAGAATATTCTCGCGCTCAGAGGGGATCTCCCGGAGGGGGAGACGGGGTTGACCGCCGATGCCACCAGCCGCCACGGCATTGACGTGGTGAAGCTGGCAGCATCGTTCAAGGCATTCTCCATAGGGGTCGCTGTGTATCCTGAAGGGCACGCCGAGGCCTCCAGTCTTGAGAGTGACCTGCTCTACACCAAGCAGAAGATCGAAGCAGGAGCCGACTTTGCCATCACTCAGATGTTCTTCGACAACCGCTTCTTCTACGATCTTGTGGAAAAGGCAGGGGCAGTCGGGATTCGGATTCCGATTATCCCAGGCATTATGCCCATAACAGATGTGGCAAAGATAAAGCGGTTTACCCAGACCTGCGGGGCGACGCTGCCGACTACGCTCATCCACCGGATGGAGAACGCTGGTTCCCCGGATGAAGTGGAGAGAATGGGCATAGAATTCGCCACCAGGCAGTGTGAAGATCTATGGCAAAACGGAGTCCGCTTCTTCCATTTCTATACGCTTAACCGCGGTGAGGCAATCACCCGGATTCTTCACAACCTCTCTTTGAATACATGA
- a CDS encoding DUF4258 domain-containing protein, translating into MEVQFSRHAKNKMRLYKLTLDEVEEAVKAGERLPKGDKWESRHGKLKVIWLMIGSYTFVVTVIKMR; encoded by the coding sequence ATGGAGGTGCAATTCAGCCGCCATGCTAAGAACAAGATGCGGCTGTACAAGCTGACTCTAGATGAGGTTGAGGAAGCTGTTAAGGCAGGAGAACGGTTGCCCAAAGGCGACAAGTGGGAATCCCGTCACGGGAAGTTGAAAGTCATCTGGCTGATGATAGGCTCGTATACCTTCGTGGTGACTGTGATCAAGATGAGATAG
- a CDS encoding ABC transporter permease, with amino-acid sequence MIKLALRNLTRRRTRTLLTILGVAVAITFTVGLLSITEGFMNSFNQTTRERKEDIYVLPRQAGGSTSPLLESTGAAFSQAYVNDILNIDNVKAVYPIYTRTIYLGDAPDSMMGNFVVLNGVTPQFLPDLRPSLELEDGELFKEGDEGTIVVGAAVAKAQGLEVGDTFPLGVEGREIKIVGILKSTGGFEDMIAYAPLQDVQLALNELGRITSAAVTVKDRNKTEETAVAITALHPEDIVGRTTEELAGVVRNLLSMARAIHLSVASIALLIGVLFILSTMLMAVSERTKEIGTMRAMGVRRATIFRLIITESLITCLIAGGLGCLGGVGLSKVITWAIHRFAGVAFLQAVVSPGIFGAGLLIAVLIGVLAGLYPAWRISKINIVEALRYE; translated from the coding sequence ATGATTAAGCTGGCGCTGAGGAACCTCACTAGGCGGCGCACCCGAACCCTGCTTACCATTCTGGGGGTAGCTGTTGCCATCACCTTCACCGTCGGCCTGCTGAGCATCACTGAAGGCTTTATGAACAGCTTTAATCAAACAACCAGGGAACGGAAAGAGGATATCTATGTCCTGCCCAGGCAGGCAGGAGGCAGTACCAGCCCTCTGCTTGAGTCCACTGGGGCTGCATTTTCTCAAGCCTACGTCAACGATATTCTGAATATCGATAATGTGAAGGCTGTCTACCCCATATATACCCGCACCATCTACCTCGGAGATGCCCCCGACTCTATGATGGGGAATTTTGTTGTGCTGAATGGGGTAACTCCGCAGTTCCTGCCCGACCTCAGGCCTTCCTTGGAACTTGAGGACGGAGAACTCTTCAAAGAAGGGGACGAAGGTACCATTGTGGTTGGAGCGGCGGTGGCTAAGGCTCAGGGTCTGGAAGTGGGGGATACTTTTCCTCTTGGGGTGGAAGGCCGCGAAATCAAGATAGTCGGCATTCTCAAGTCCACCGGCGGCTTTGAGGATATGATTGCCTATGCACCCCTTCAAGATGTGCAATTGGCACTAAATGAGCTGGGCCGCATCACCAGCGCCGCAGTGACTGTAAAGGACCGCAACAAGACTGAGGAGACAGCCGTCGCTATCACTGCTCTTCATCCAGAGGACATTGTGGGTCGGACAACCGAGGAACTGGCGGGGGTGGTGAGGAATCTCCTGTCCATGGCCCGTGCCATCCACCTCAGTGTGGCCTCTATCGCCTTACTTATAGGCGTTCTGTTTATCCTCTCTACTATGCTGATGGCCGTAAGCGAGCGGACGAAGGAAATAGGCACCATGAGGGCAATGGGTGTGCGCCGGGCGACCATATTCCGGCTCATTATTACTGAATCGCTGATTACCTGCCTCATAGCGGGGGGGTTGGGCTGCCTGGGAGGCGTTGGCCTGTCCAAGGTGATAACCTGGGCCATACATCGGTTTGCCGGTGTGGCCTTCCTCCAGGCTGTGGTCAGCCCCGGTATCTTTGGTGCGGGGCTGTTGATCGCCGTGCTCATCGGAGTCCTGGCTGGCCTTTATCCTGCCTGGAGGATCTCTAAGATAAACATAGTGGAGGCCCTCAGATATGAGTGA
- a CDS encoding nitroreductase family protein, which translates to MDSMIEAINNRVSVRTYTDQPIEAEKKRRIIDLLHSGHKGPFGHGVRFDLVDFSEMERSEIKTLGTYGFIRGARSFIVGAIKEDVGAMEDLGYCFERVILVATSLGLGTCWLGGTFKRANFASRINVSDDEVVPAISPIGYAREKRTARERVLRRFAGSDQRKPWEQLFFDGDMNTPLARDSAGKYALVLDCVRLGPSASNNQPWRIVKQKDRAALHFYLKRTRGYDKLLRGLDLQRVDMGIAMCQFELAARETGLTGRWAVAKPDLDVGDTGYILSWTES; encoded by the coding sequence ATGGACTCCATGATTGAAGCCATCAACAACCGTGTCTCTGTAAGAACATACACAGATCAGCCGATCGAAGCGGAAAAGAAGCGAAGGATAATCGATTTGCTCCACTCAGGCCACAAAGGTCCGTTCGGTCACGGAGTGAGATTTGATCTCGTTGATTTCTCGGAGATGGAGAGGAGTGAGATCAAGACGCTTGGAACCTATGGGTTTATCAGAGGGGCGAGATCATTCATCGTGGGGGCCATCAAGGAAGATGTGGGAGCAATGGAGGATCTGGGGTATTGCTTCGAGAGAGTGATACTGGTGGCGACCTCTCTAGGTTTAGGAACCTGCTGGCTGGGCGGCACATTCAAGCGAGCCAATTTCGCTTCGAGGATAAACGTCTCAGATGACGAAGTTGTCCCTGCGATTAGCCCGATTGGGTATGCACGTGAGAAAAGGACTGCCAGAGAAAGGGTACTCAGGCGCTTTGCCGGATCCGACCAGCGAAAGCCCTGGGAGCAACTGTTCTTTGATGGAGATATGAATACCCCTCTGGCGAGAGACTCAGCAGGCAAATATGCCCTGGTGCTTGATTGCGTGAGGCTGGGCCCTTCCGCATCAAACAACCAGCCTTGGCGAATTGTCAAACAGAAAGACCGGGCTGCCCTTCACTTCTATCTGAAACGGACGAGGGGTTACGATAAGCTCTTGAGGGGCTTAGACCTTCAACGTGTGGATATGGGGATTGCCATGTGTCAATTCGAGCTTGCGGCCAGGGAGACGGGCCTCACCGGGAGATGGGCGGTGGCGAAACCTGATCTGGACGTGGGGGATACCGGGTATATCCTGAGCTGGACGGAATCATGA
- a CDS encoding DUF2283 domain-containing protein has product MMKQAKAEARAKSTLNIEYEPEVDMLTVYLRDREMALNYSREAEPGVILNYTKDDSLSSVEIMDASKRFPAGQLAACSIDELIDLRAASRLSGLASVTLRAQAEKGRLWAMRLGGRWVTTKERLQHYLDSRARKKIKLA; this is encoded by the coding sequence ATGATGAAACAGGCAAAGGCTGAAGCAAGGGCGAAGAGCACCCTGAATATTGAGTATGAGCCTGAGGTTGATATGCTTACAGTTTATCTTAGGGATCGCGAGATGGCATTGAACTATAGCAGAGAGGCAGAGCCGGGGGTGATCCTGAACTACACCAAAGATGACAGCCTTTCTTCGGTAGAGATCATGGATGCTAGCAAGCGCTTTCCTGCGGGGCAATTGGCTGCCTGCAGCATCGATGAGCTCATTGATTTGAGGGCAGCATCGCGGCTCTCGGGCCTTGCATCAGTTACCTTGAGGGCACAGGCAGAGAAGGGAAGGCTATGGGCGATGAGGCTCGGTGGCAGGTGGGTAACTACGAAGGAACGTCTGCAGCATTACCTGGATAGCCGTGCCAGGAAGAAGATAAAGTTAGCCTGA
- the coaBC gene encoding bifunctional phosphopantothenoylcysteine decarboxylase/phosphopantothenate--cysteine ligase CoaBC — protein MVKDKTVVLGVTGSIAAYKAAELASKLTQAGAKVDVVMTKCATEFVTPLTFRSITHRPVATDMFANPDEYDIEHIALAERAEVVVIAPATANIMAKLAAGIADDMLCCTVLATKAPVVLAPAMNVHMWENAITQENLTKLRNRGFKIVEPGYGALACGETGKGRLADVEDILAAIRRILDRKSDLAGKHVVVTAGGTQEPIDPVRLICNRSSGKMGYALAEAARERGAKVTLISAPTTLPAPDGVEMVQVQTALQMREAVLKVVPGTDALIMAAAVADYRPATAAKSKLKKEEFPLMQLDLIRNPDIISEVKGNLIKVGFAAESENAVQNATVKLKNKGLHLIVANNITEAGSGFGADTNKVALIDAQGNVDELPLMPKSEVAHRILDKVVSLLAA, from the coding sequence ATGGTAAAGGATAAGACGGTAGTTCTGGGTGTGACTGGCAGTATTGCTGCCTATAAGGCGGCAGAACTGGCCAGCAAGCTGACGCAGGCCGGGGCCAAAGTGGACGTGGTCATGACCAAATGTGCCACCGAGTTCGTCACTCCGCTGACCTTTCGCAGCATCACTCACCGGCCGGTGGCTACCGACATGTTTGCCAACCCCGACGAATACGATATCGAACACATTGCCCTGGCTGAACGGGCTGAGGTGGTGGTCATCGCCCCGGCTACGGCTAATATCATGGCCAAGCTGGCGGCAGGTATCGCCGACGATATGCTCTGCTGTACGGTACTGGCCACAAAGGCGCCTGTTGTCCTGGCGCCGGCGATGAACGTGCATATGTGGGAAAATGCGATTACCCAGGAGAACTTGACCAAGCTCCGCAACAGGGGATTCAAGATCGTGGAACCGGGCTATGGCGCTTTGGCTTGCGGGGAGACGGGCAAGGGGCGTCTGGCCGATGTTGAAGATATTCTGGCGGCCATTCGCCGGATTCTCGATAGGAAGAGCGATCTGGCGGGGAAGCATGTCGTTGTTACTGCAGGCGGTACCCAGGAGCCTATTGATCCGGTTCGTCTTATCTGCAACAGGAGCTCGGGCAAGATGGGTTACGCTCTGGCCGAGGCTGCCCGGGAACGGGGGGCAAAGGTAACCTTGATCAGTGCTCCTACCACACTCCCTGCTCCTGACGGGGTGGAGATGGTCCAGGTTCAAACAGCGCTCCAGATGCGGGAAGCGGTCCTGAAGGTTGTTCCTGGGACAGATGCCCTGATCATGGCGGCAGCTGTGGCCGATTATCGCCCGGCGACCGCCGCTAAGAGCAAGCTGAAAAAAGAGGAGTTCCCCCTGATGCAGTTGGATTTGATCAGGAATCCCGATATCATCAGCGAAGTAAAGGGAAATCTCATCAAGGTGGGGTTTGCTGCTGAAAGCGAGAACGCGGTGCAAAACGCGACTGTTAAGCTGAAGAACAAGGGGCTCCACCTTATCGTGGCTAACAATATCACTGAGGCGGGCAGCGGCTTTGGAGCTGATACCAATAAGGTGGCCCTGATCGATGCTCAAGGTAATGTGGATGAGCTGCCCCTGATGCCAAAATCGGAGGTGGCTCACAGGATTCTGGACAAGGTTGTCAGTTTATTGGCAGCCTAG
- a CDS encoding type III pantothenate kinase gives MLLAIDVGNSKVAYGIFDGGELKTHLSIATGIHRSSDEYASLLINLLPHHGVAKDDIKEAIMCSVVPPLATVFEELCQRYLGVKLLVVEPGLKTGVRINMDNPREVGGDRIVNAAAAYRLYGGPAIVIDMGTATTFDVISEDGTYLGGAIAPGMETATEALFTRTARLPRIELIRPPNAIGKSTVAAMQSGVIFGYVGMVEGLVGRLSRELGGKAKVIATGGYAEVIARETKVIEVVNRHLTLLGLQLIYDLNRS, from the coding sequence ATGCTACTAGCTATTGACGTCGGAAACTCCAAGGTTGCCTACGGTATCTTCGATGGCGGGGAACTGAAGACCCACCTCTCTATAGCCACCGGTATTCACCGCTCGTCGGACGAATACGCCTCTTTGTTGATCAATCTGTTGCCGCACCACGGTGTGGCCAAGGATGACATAAAAGAGGCCATTATGTGCAGTGTGGTGCCTCCCCTGGCTACTGTGTTTGAGGAGCTCTGCCAGCGTTATCTCGGGGTAAAGTTGCTGGTAGTGGAGCCGGGGCTAAAGACTGGAGTGCGCATCAATATGGACAATCCCCGGGAGGTTGGTGGCGATCGGATAGTCAACGCGGCCGCTGCGTATCGACTCTACGGTGGGCCGGCGATCGTCATTGATATGGGCACTGCCACCACCTTCGACGTCATTTCTGAGGACGGTACTTATCTTGGCGGAGCTATAGCGCCTGGTATGGAGACAGCTACGGAAGCGCTATTTACCCGCACGGCCAGGTTGCCTCGAATAGAACTGATCCGTCCCCCAAATGCCATTGGCAAGAGCACCGTTGCTGCCATGCAGTCAGGGGTCATTTTTGGCTACGTTGGGATGGTTGAAGGTCTGGTGGGTCGCCTCAGCCGGGAGTTGGGGGGAAAGGCCAAAGTGATTGCCACTGGCGGCTATGCGGAGGTCATTGCCAGGGAGACGAAGGTAATAGAGGTGGTAAACCGCCACCTGACCCTGCTCGGGCTGCAGTTGATTTACGACTTGAATCGATCCTGA
- the folE gene encoding GTP cyclohydrolase I FolE: MLDQAKIERAVISIIEAIGENPKREGLAGTPQRVAEMYAELFSGIDKDPKQELATGFGEGHREMVIVKDIPFYSLCEHHLLPFYGSAHVGYIPNVNGRVVGASKLARVVEIVAHRPQIQERMTTQIAEAIVEALQPDGVAVVIEAEHLCMIMRGIKKPGSNIVTSANRGVFRRKAATRAEFLSLIARK; the protein is encoded by the coding sequence ATGCTTGACCAAGCCAAAATTGAGCGGGCAGTTATCTCTATTATCGAGGCCATCGGCGAGAACCCGAAGCGGGAGGGTCTGGCGGGTACGCCGCAGCGCGTTGCGGAAATGTATGCCGAGCTCTTCAGTGGCATCGACAAAGACCCCAAGCAGGAACTGGCGACCGGCTTTGGCGAGGGACATCGGGAAATGGTGATAGTAAAAGACATCCCCTTCTATTCCCTCTGTGAGCACCACCTTCTGCCCTTCTATGGCTCGGCCCATGTTGGTTACATTCCCAATGTCAATGGTCGGGTCGTTGGTGCCAGCAAGCTGGCCAGGGTGGTGGAGATAGTAGCCCACCGCCCTCAGATACAGGAGCGCATGACTACCCAAATCGCTGAGGCCATTGTCGAGGCTCTCCAACCTGATGGGGTGGCAGTGGTCATCGAGGCGGAGCACCTCTGTATGATTATGCGCGGGATAAAGAAGCCTGGGAGCAACATCGTCACCTCGGCCAATCGAGGAGTCTTTAGGCGCAAAGCAGCCACCAGGGCCGAATTCCTCTCGCTGATAGCGCGGAAGTAG
- a CDS encoding transposase, with translation MIKDHLRRRNSSPRLRSFDYAGSYAYFITCSTEQGKPYFKHKNIVNSLLPALEETSRRAGFSVYAYCFMPDHLHLLIVGKEDSSLPKFMKLFKQRSGVAFKKAYGDSLWQRSYYDHILRKEEALQDVALYIFNNPVRKGLVDSYEDYSLLGSFVPDAGGLG, from the coding sequence ATGATCAAAGATCACTTGAGACGACGAAATTCCTCACCGAGGCTTAGAAGCTTTGACTACGCCGGTTCTTATGCCTATTTTATAACTTGCTCTACAGAACAGGGGAAGCCCTACTTCAAACACAAGAACATTGTCAATAGCCTCCTCCCTGCTCTTGAAGAGACATCCAGACGAGCTGGGTTCAGTGTTTATGCCTACTGCTTTATGCCCGATCACCTTCATCTTCTAATCGTTGGCAAGGAAGATTCCTCCTTACCTAAATTCATGAAGCTCTTTAAGCAGAGGAGTGGGGTAGCCTTCAAGAAAGCTTATGGTGATTCTCTATGGCAGAGAAGTTACTATGACCATATTCTGAGGAAGGAAGAAGCACTACAGGATGTAGCCCTGTACATCTTCAATAATCCAGTGCGGAAGGGATTGGTAGACAGTTACGAGGACTATTCACTTTTAGGATCGTTTGTCCCTGATGCTGGAGGATTAGGTTAG
- the thrC gene encoding threonine synthase codes for MGVGVLVKYSHLLPVTPATPRISLGEGDTPLVRSQNLEKEIGCGELYFKLEGCNPTGSFKDRGMVVAVAKALEAKSSAIICASTGNTSASAAAYGARCGLNTIIVVPKGNIALGKLAQAIVYGARIVTIGGNFDQALDIVRTLVEKHPVTLVNSVNPYRIEGQKTAAFEVVDVLGEAPDYLFIPVGNAGNITAYWKGFVEYHRAGKARQTPKMMGFEAEGAAPIVRGEKIAHPETVATAIRIGNPASWKGAVAARDESGGIIDCVSDNEILAAYRRMATREGVFGEPASAASVAGLIKWAPRLDLSGKRVVCVVTGSGLKDPDTAMKGAPSFMELPPELDKIEKALGWG; via the coding sequence ATGGGCGTTGGTGTATTAGTAAAGTACAGTCATTTGCTCCCTGTTACTCCTGCTACTCCTCGTATTAGCCTGGGTGAAGGGGATACTCCCCTGGTCAGGTCCCAGAACCTGGAGAAGGAGATAGGCTGCGGGGAGCTATATTTCAAACTGGAAGGGTGCAACCCCACCGGCTCCTTCAAGGATCGTGGTATGGTGGTGGCAGTGGCCAAAGCGCTGGAGGCGAAGAGTTCGGCCATTATCTGTGCTTCCACCGGAAACACCAGCGCCTCGGCAGCAGCCTACGGAGCGCGGTGCGGGCTCAACACCATCATTGTGGTTCCCAAAGGGAATATCGCTTTGGGTAAACTGGCCCAGGCCATAGTGTATGGTGCCAGAATAGTGACCATCGGCGGCAACTTTGACCAGGCCCTCGATATAGTGCGCACATTAGTGGAGAAGCACCCTGTCACTCTGGTCAATTCAGTTAACCCTTATCGTATTGAGGGACAGAAGACGGCTGCGTTTGAAGTCGTCGATGTCCTGGGTGAGGCTCCTGATTACCTGTTTATCCCGGTGGGCAATGCCGGCAATATCACCGCCTATTGGAAGGGATTTGTAGAATATCACCGGGCGGGCAAAGCCAGACAGACTCCGAAGATGATGGGATTCGAAGCGGAAGGAGCGGCGCCCATAGTCAGAGGCGAGAAGATTGCCCACCCTGAGACGGTGGCCACAGCGATACGCATCGGCAATCCGGCCAGTTGGAAGGGTGCGGTGGCAGCCCGGGATGAGTCCGGGGGCATTATTGACTGCGTGAGCGATAACGAGATTCTGGCAGCATATCGCCGCATGGCCACCAGAGAAGGTGTCTTTGGTGAACCGGCGTCGGCAGCTTCTGTCGCCGGTCTCATTAAGTGGGCCCCCCGCCTGGATTTATCGGGGAAAAGGGTGGTCTGCGTAGTGACCGGCAGTGGCCTGAAAGACCCGGACACTGCCATGAAAGGCGCTCCCTCTTTTATGGAACTGCCCCCTGAACTTGACAAGATAGAGAAGGCTCTCGGCTGGGGTTGA
- a CDS encoding NAD(P)H-hydrate dehydratase — MKVVTSEQMREIEQRAAAIGLPSEVLMEKAGLAVAREVRGWLGGVAGRRILVLVGPGNNGGDGLVAARHLHDWGADVYVYFPGKRADPDINYQLIQRRSIPTIAAIKHDSLAALDSLLPSIEVVVDALFGTGKTRPIEGVFKQALLKVMEAKEKNRNLRLVAVDLPSGLNADTGAVDAACPAADFTVTLGYPKHGLFAFPGAGKVGRLVVADIGIPSKLAEDIPTEVVTREKVRGLLPERLPDANKGTFGRVLVVGGSINYIGAVYLACTAAARVGAGLVTLATARSLQPILASKLTEVIYAPLPESEPGIVTADAFETIRPSLANYNVLLLGCGSGQSPSVVEFMKTIFFSSADLPALVLDADALNTLAGISQWWQKLPCDAVLTPHPGEMSRLTGRSVDEIQSRRLSVAREAAVSWQKTIVLKGAYTIVAAPDGRMVINPTANPGLASAGTGDVLAGAIAGLVAQGLSLFDAAVAGVFLHSQAGELVRKDLGDAGMLASDLLPVLPVVISRLKDDSL; from the coding sequence TTGAAAGTTGTTACCAGCGAGCAGATGCGAGAGATCGAGCAGCGTGCTGCTGCAATAGGTCTGCCCTCGGAAGTGCTGATGGAAAAGGCCGGGTTGGCTGTGGCACGGGAGGTGAGAGGGTGGCTGGGTGGTGTTGCCGGACGCCGTATCCTGGTTCTGGTAGGCCCGGGGAATAACGGTGGTGATGGGTTGGTAGCTGCCCGGCACCTGCACGATTGGGGGGCCGACGTTTATGTCTACTTCCCGGGAAAGCGTGCGGATCCCGATATCAATTATCAGCTTATTCAGAGGAGGAGCATTCCTACCATAGCTGCTATCAAGCATGATAGTCTGGCTGCCCTCGATAGTCTGCTGCCATCAATAGAGGTAGTTGTCGATGCCCTCTTCGGTACTGGCAAGACGAGACCCATAGAGGGTGTTTTCAAACAGGCATTGTTGAAGGTGATGGAGGCGAAGGAGAAGAATAGAAATCTCCGGCTTGTCGCTGTTGACCTTCCTTCAGGACTTAATGCAGATACAGGGGCTGTTGATGCTGCTTGCCCTGCCGCTGATTTTACTGTGACGCTTGGTTATCCCAAGCATGGGTTGTTTGCTTTCCCCGGTGCGGGTAAGGTTGGCAGGCTTGTTGTGGCTGATATTGGCATACCGTCAAAGCTGGCAGAGGATATTCCCACAGAGGTGGTTACCCGCGAGAAGGTAAGGGGGTTGCTTCCAGAGCGCCTGCCGGATGCCAATAAGGGTACCTTTGGCAGGGTTCTTGTAGTCGGCGGCTCAATCAATTACATAGGCGCAGTCTATCTTGCCTGCACCGCCGCTGCCAGGGTGGGGGCGGGACTGGTGACGCTCGCCACTGCTCGCAGCCTTCAGCCTATCCTGGCTTCGAAGTTGACAGAGGTGATCTATGCTCCATTGCCGGAATCAGAGCCGGGAATTGTGACGGCTGATGCGTTTGAGACCATTCGGCCGTCACTGGCTAACTATAATGTCCTTCTCCTGGGGTGTGGCTCTGGCCAAAGTCCTTCTGTGGTTGAGTTTATGAAAACAATCTTTTTTTCTTCGGCCGACTTGCCTGCCCTGGTTCTTGATGCGGATGCTCTCAACACATTGGCCGGGATATCCCAATGGTGGCAAAAGCTGCCTTGCGATGCTGTACTCACCCCGCATCCTGGGGAAATGTCGAGGCTCACTGGACGCTCTGTGGATGAAATCCAGTCCAGGCGGCTGAGCGTGGCCAGGGAGGCAGCCGTTTCATGGCAGAAAACTATTGTGCTCAAAGGAGCCTATACTATAGTGGCTGCTCCGGATGGCAGGATGGTGATCAACCCCACAGCGAACCCGGGGCTGGCTTCAGCAGGGACGGGAGATGTGCTCGCCGGAGCGATCGCCGGATTGGTAGCTCAGGGGCTCAGCCTCTTCGATGCTGCTGTTGCAGGGGTATTCCTTCACAGCCAGGCCGGGGAGCTGGTGAGAAAGGATCTGGGGGATGCGGGAATGCTGGCCAGCGACCTTTTGCCTGTTCTGCCAGTAGTTATCAGCAGGCTCAAGGATGATTCTCTATGA